A portion of the Ascochyta rabiei chromosome 13, complete sequence genome contains these proteins:
- a CDS encoding vacuolar ATPase V0 domain subunit c — MISDECPVYAPFFGAMGCTSAIVFACFGAAYGTAKAGVGVSAMGVLRPDLIVKNIIPVVMAGIIGIYGLVVSVLISNGLSQNVSLFTSFIQLGAGLSVGLSGMAAGFAIGIVGDAGVRGTAQQPRLFVGMILILIFAEVLGLYGLIVALLMNSKGAEGTCPS; from the exons ATGATCTCGGACGAGTG CCCCGTGTATGCT CCCTTCTTCGGCGCGATGGGTTGTACATCAGCCATCGTCTTCGCCTGCTTCGGTGCCGCCTACGGTACCGCCAAGGCTGGTGTCGGTGTCAGCGCCATGGGTGTCCTCCGCCCCGACTTGATCGTCAAGA ACATTATCCCCGTCGTCATGGCTGGTATCATTGGTATCTACGGTCTCGTCGTCTCGGTCCTGATCTCCAACGGTCTGTCGCAGAATGTCTCCCTCTTCACCAGCTTCATCCAGCTTGGTGCTGGTCTCTCCGTCGGTCTGTCGGGTATGGCTGCCGGTTTCGCTATCGGCATTGTTGGCGATGCTGGTGTACGAGGAACTGCCCAGCAGCCCAGGTTGTTCGTTGGAATGATTCTCATTCTCATTTTCGCCGAAGTTTTGG GTCTTTACGGTCTCATTGTTGCCCTCCTCATGAACTCCAAGGGTGCTGAGGGTACCTGCCCTTCGTAA
- a CDS encoding RNA binding protein snu13 — MADTSAAWPQADQALSQEILDLVQQATHYRQLKKGANEATKTLNRGISEVIVLAADTSPLAILLHLPLLCEDKNVPYVYVPSKMALGRACGVARAVIACSITTNEASDLMGQIRTLKDKVERLQI; from the exons ATGGCCGACACCAGCGCCGCATGGCCCCAGGCCGATCAGGCTCTCAGCCAGGAAATTCTCGACCTTGTTCAGCAGGCTACCCACTACCGCCAGTTGAAGAAGGGTGCCAACGAGGCCACTAAGACCCTCAACCGTGGTATCTCCGAGGTCATCGTCCTTGCTGCCGATACCT CCCCTCTGGCTATCCTCCTCCACCTGCCTCTTCTCTGCGAGGACAAGAACGTCCCCTACGTCTATGTCCCCTCGAAGATGGCTCTGGGCCGTGCTTGCGGTGTCGCCCGCGCCGTCATCGCCTGCTCGATTACCACCAACGAGGCCTCTGACCTTATGGGCCAGATCCGCACTCTCAAGGACAAGGTCGAGAGGCTCCAGATCTGA